From Flavobacterium arcticum, the proteins below share one genomic window:
- the recN gene encoding DNA repair protein RecN — MLQNLQIKNFALIEQLHIDFSDKLSIITGETGAGKSILLGALGLVLGNRADLTSLKDKEKKCVIEAHFKISDYKLKDFFLQNDLDYEDTTIIRREILPSGKSRAFVNDSPVNLQELQKLGNYLIDIHSQQQTRELSDEGYQMQIVDAIAGNRELIVDYKKQLSGLKKIQIQLAEAKERKADLTKEQDYNTFLLQELVDAKLKDGEQEELESELEKLSNVEFIKESLAKAISLTNDEQVGAMQTLKEVKTALQKVSTISGEYNQFFERVSSLLIELDDVTDELSQNFELLVDDPARLTLINQKLQLIYTLQKKHNVANVGELITIQNELESSALQSDELESTIEKLETELTNSKVKIDKVAVTLSEKRKAAIPVLTDKVTAILTQLGMPNARFNFEVKYSDSYYATGKDTMSLLFSANKGTDFGLLKKVASGGEMSRIMLSVKAVLAEYSKLPTIIFDEIDTGVSGEISNKMGDIMKAMSSGMQVFAITHLPQIAAKGDQHYKVFKTTQEETTVSELKLLSKDERVKEIAEMLSGKDISDSALNHARALLN, encoded by the coding sequence ATGTTACAAAATTTACAAATTAAAAACTTCGCTCTTATAGAGCAATTACATATCGATTTCTCTGACAAGCTCTCTATAATTACAGGAGAGACAGGTGCTGGTAAATCGATATTACTAGGTGCGCTTGGTTTAGTGCTTGGTAATCGTGCAGACTTAACTTCGCTTAAAGATAAAGAGAAGAAGTGTGTTATAGAAGCACACTTTAAGATAAGCGATTATAAATTAAAAGACTTTTTTTTACAAAACGACCTCGATTATGAGGATACAACCATTATTAGGCGTGAAATATTGCCGTCGGGTAAATCGCGTGCTTTTGTAAACGATAGTCCTGTAAATTTACAAGAACTTCAAAAACTAGGTAACTATCTTATTGATATTCATTCGCAACAGCAAACGCGAGAACTTTCAGATGAAGGATATCAAATGCAAATAGTAGATGCTATAGCTGGTAATAGAGAGCTTATTGTTGATTATAAAAAACAACTTTCAGGTCTAAAAAAAATACAAATACAACTTGCTGAAGCAAAAGAACGAAAGGCAGACTTAACGAAAGAACAGGATTATAATACATTTTTGTTACAGGAACTTGTTGATGCTAAATTGAAAGATGGAGAACAAGAAGAGTTAGAAAGTGAACTGGAAAAGTTGAGTAATGTAGAGTTTATTAAAGAGTCGCTGGCAAAAGCAATTTCACTTACTAATGATGAGCAGGTAGGGGCTATGCAGACTTTAAAAGAAGTAAAAACAGCATTACAAAAAGTAAGCACTATTTCAGGAGAATATAATCAGTTTTTTGAGCGAGTATCGAGCTTGCTTATAGAACTTGATGATGTTACTGATGAGCTTTCACAAAACTTTGAATTATTAGTTGATGATCCTGCGCGGTTAACATTAATAAATCAGAAACTACAACTTATTTATACATTACAAAAGAAACATAATGTAGCAAATGTTGGAGAGTTGATAACGATACAAAATGAATTAGAAAGTAGTGCTTTACAGTCTGATGAGTTAGAATCGACTATTGAAAAACTAGAAACAGAGCTTACTAATAGTAAAGTGAAAATAGATAAAGTAGCTGTAACGTTATCAGAAAAACGAAAAGCAGCAATACCTGTACTTACCGATAAGGTGACGGCTATATTAACACAATTGGGTATGCCAAATGCTCGATTTAATTTTGAAGTAAAATATTCTGACTCTTATTATGCTACAGGAAAAGATACTATGAGTTTATTGTTCTCAGCCAATAAGGGAACTGATTTTGGTTTGCTAAAAAAGGTAGCATCAGGAGGGGAGATGTCGCGCATTATGCTTTCGGTAAAAGCGGTACTAGCAGAGTACTCAAAACTACCGACTATTATATTTGATGAGATTGATACAGGAGTTTCGGGAGAAATATCTAATAAAATGGGCGATATTATGAAAGCTATGAGTAGCGGTATGCAAGTATTTGCTATAACGCACTTGCCTCAAATAGCAGCTAAAGGCGACCAGCATTATAAAGTATTTAAAACCACACAAGAAGAAACTACGGTATCTGAACTTAAACTTTTATCTAAAGATGAACGTGTAAAGGAAATAGCAGAAATGCTTTCAGGTAAGGATATATCCGACTCTGCTCTTAATCATGCAAGGGCATTGCTGAACTGA
- a CDS encoding Ig-like domain-containing protein: MKKFTLLIALLLFAVTGTYAQASIYTFAQSNETYVPITGGTVITSSTDGSPDLDSYASTEQTLPVAFEFSETTYNSFYVTSNGQLALGTSSPSSSNYRVLSSSTGGNVFLAPLSADLEEGASGLAEIRYEMVGDEIVIQWSNFRRYAKVETFNFQVRLNVVSNEIKFVYDGTPPYDASTSYQPQVGIKSAVGAYSAATVAAGVSWDNPTVITTGITSFSTAVINDNDGFTSGLAYTWTPPLPCTGTPVSGTVAGDLMRYICSGNTPSVINVTGATVAIPGIVYQWEQSLNGTDWADVTDGSGATTTSFTPATFDGTTKQYRLKVTCTNSTEVAYTDAVTIDNQIAPTTQASAVTVDSEELFSTSFTMDWTNGNGDRRMVVISDAAIVDPVDEVGVSAITANNIYAGTGQQIIYDGLSTSATVYGLACNTSYFVKVYDYNRCGTTDSYSIYYNVTEDTNVATVTTNDVTTAALPVLNNFTGYTGTNLITAVPGWYEANVPTGSGDVPLSSYPGSITSTWRNSSVFGATTAAINLYFDNRNEWVISPKMEITADSRLIFDAAITNFASLTEDLDGMQGTDDAVNVLVSIDGCGAEWTSIYTFNAANTTELTNELTEYRFLLTDYIGQTIQVAFQATDGTDNDLPDYDFHIGNIVIEEVPACEVPTVMATTNITKNSATIVWEAPELSTPTGYEYVVSDTNTAPVAAGTATTDLTANVTALMPSTEYFVFVRTNCGSAFSDWTIAGTFTTMCDYPEILTTTPVTICGQGEANLMATADGGTINWYANATGGLPIATGGSFTSEEITETTTYYVSAQSDGGSPIGGGLLAPEASWTGTSLTNWGIVFTALDNVTLNSVDVYSTSAGTLDVKIVNASNTELYATGDITVAAGGTTTPTTIPLNFDVTSGEVYKILVKSYTGVSLIRGSSNLDFPYNNGNINVTSSEWGGTTTSNYYYFYNIQSTAACASPRMPVVATVTDAPEITVADAIELCPGESSEISVTSDNADYTYNWMPGNLDGATHTVTPSETTTYTVTATDAVSGCVTTGTVTVTVNPLPSPVVITPSPATFCAGSVQALEVTGGVLGGDATIGDGTDVTGTTEEFTAFCNRRNTHKSQTIYTAADLIDAGLGAGTIESIAYNVSSIGSAATNDNYTVKIGTTTLDVFSDDSYLDESSFITVFAPSTYTHEIGVNTLTFTTPFEWDGVSNIVISISQSGADSLYNAQTTYTDLDANTAIFNYNDLAATTGTVTTKRFNVTFTITGSTEITWSPITNLYTDADATVAYTEDTDATIVYFKSDVATTETYTVTSTSEAGCSVSSTVDVSVNVVAAPTVDNTDVTLCNGSTVADLIATGDNIQWYADATEGTALANDAVLADGMYYASQTVDGCESITRTAVTVTVDVVAAPTVDNTDVAICNAGTVADLMATGDNIQWYADATAGTALANDAALADGVYYASQTVDGCESVTRTAVTVTVNVVAAPTVDNTDIAICNTGTVADLMATGDNIQWYAEATEGVALANDATLADGMYYASQTVDGCESTTRTAVTVTINVTAAPTGEASQTITADVAADATIEDIEVTVEDDAAVMWYASEADALAGENALIAGTMLTDGTTYYATQTIDGCESNTVLAVTVGVVLGRDDFNINTFSYYPNPVKDVFNLSYDKEITSVAVFNLLGQQVMANTPNATEVRLDMSILSDGTYIVSVTAGNTVKTIKVVKKQ; encoded by the coding sequence ATGAAAAAATTTACTTTATTAATTGCCTTACTGCTTTTTGCAGTTACAGGCACTTATGCGCAAGCATCGATCTATACGTTTGCGCAGTCTAATGAGACTTATGTCCCTATAACTGGTGGAACGGTTATTACAAGTTCTACAGATGGGAGTCCTGATTTGGATTCTTATGCTTCAACTGAGCAAACTTTGCCTGTAGCTTTCGAATTTTCAGAAACAACTTATAATAGTTTTTATGTAACGAGTAATGGACAGTTAGCTTTAGGTACTAGTTCACCGTCTTCTTCTAACTACAGAGTATTGAGTTCAAGTACAGGAGGGAATGTTTTTTTAGCTCCTTTATCTGCAGATCTTGAAGAGGGTGCTTCTGGTTTAGCTGAAATACGTTACGAAATGGTTGGAGATGAAATTGTTATCCAATGGTCTAACTTTAGAAGATATGCTAAGGTAGAAACATTTAACTTTCAAGTAAGGCTTAATGTTGTTAGTAACGAGATAAAATTTGTATATGATGGTACGCCACCGTATGATGCTTCAACATCATATCAGCCACAAGTTGGTATAAAAAGTGCAGTAGGTGCTTATTCGGCAGCTACAGTAGCAGCAGGTGTATCATGGGATAACCCAACAGTTATTACTACAGGAATTACTTCGTTTTCTACAGCGGTAATTAATGATAACGATGGTTTTACAAGTGGTTTAGCTTATACATGGACACCACCTTTGCCTTGTACAGGTACACCAGTATCGGGTACTGTAGCGGGTGATTTAATGCGTTATATATGCTCTGGTAATACACCTTCAGTAATAAATGTAACAGGAGCAACTGTCGCAATACCGGGTATTGTTTACCAATGGGAACAATCATTAAATGGTACTGACTGGGCAGATGTAACAGATGGTTCAGGAGCCACTACAACGAGTTTTACTCCAGCTACTTTTGATGGTACTACTAAACAGTATAGATTAAAAGTTACTTGTACAAATAGTACAGAGGTGGCTTATACAGATGCTGTAACTATTGATAATCAAATAGCACCAACTACTCAGGCTTCTGCCGTAACAGTTGATTCGGAAGAGTTGTTTTCTACATCTTTTACTATGGACTGGACTAATGGGAATGGTGATAGAAGAATGGTTGTTATAAGTGATGCGGCTATAGTTGACCCAGTTGATGAAGTAGGTGTTTCTGCTATTACTGCAAATAATATATATGCAGGTACAGGACAACAAATAATATATGATGGTTTAAGTACATCGGCTACAGTATATGGTTTAGCTTGTAATACAAGTTATTTTGTAAAAGTATATGATTATAACCGTTGTGGAACTACAGATTCATATAGCATTTATTATAATGTAACCGAGGACACAAATGTGGCAACAGTTACTACTAATGATGTAACTACTGCTGCTTTACCAGTATTAAATAACTTTACAGGATATACAGGTACAAATTTAATAACAGCAGTTCCAGGATGGTATGAGGCTAATGTACCTACAGGTAGTGGTGATGTGCCATTAAGCTCTTACCCTGGTAGCATAACTTCTACTTGGAGGAACTCTTCTGTTTTTGGAGCGACTACTGCGGCTATTAATTTATATTTTGATAATAGAAATGAATGGGTTATTAGTCCTAAAATGGAAATAACAGCAGATTCAAGACTTATTTTTGATGCAGCTATAACTAATTTTGCTTCATTAACAGAAGATTTAGATGGTATGCAAGGTACAGATGATGCTGTAAATGTATTAGTATCTATAGATGGATGTGGTGCTGAATGGACATCTATATACACGTTCAATGCTGCTAATACTACTGAGCTTACTAATGAACTTACAGAGTATAGATTCTTATTAACAGATTATATAGGACAAACTATACAAGTAGCTTTTCAAGCTACAGATGGTACTGATAATGATCTTCCTGATTATGATTTCCATATTGGTAATATAGTAATTGAAGAAGTACCAGCATGTGAAGTGCCAACAGTAATGGCAACTACTAATATTACTAAAAATAGTGCTACTATAGTATGGGAGGCTCCAGAATTGAGTACGCCAACAGGTTACGAGTACGTAGTGTCGGATACTAATACAGCTCCTGTTGCTGCTGGTACAGCAACAACAGATTTGACGGCAAATGTTACAGCTCTTATGCCATCTACTGAATATTTTGTTTTTGTAAGAACAAATTGTGGAAGTGCATTTAGTGATTGGACTATTGCAGGTACATTTACTACTATGTGTGATTATCCTGAAATTTTAACGACTACGCCAGTTACAATATGTGGTCAAGGAGAAGCAAACCTTATGGCTACTGCCGATGGTGGTACTATTAATTGGTATGCTAATGCAACAGGTGGATTGCCTATTGCTACAGGTGGATCATTTACTTCAGAAGAAATTACAGAAACAACAACATATTATGTTTCTGCTCAGTCTGACGGAGGTTCACCTATAGGCGGCGGTTTATTAGCTCCAGAAGCTTCATGGACAGGTACTTCTCTTACTAATTGGGGTATTGTATTTACAGCTTTAGATAATGTAACTTTAAATTCTGTTGATGTGTATTCAACATCAGCAGGTACATTGGATGTAAAAATTGTTAATGCATCAAATACAGAACTGTATGCTACAGGAGATATTACTGTAGCAGCAGGAGGTACAACTACACCTACAACTATCCCACTTAACTTTGATGTAACTTCGGGTGAGGTTTATAAAATACTTGTAAAATCATATACAGGTGTTAGTTTAATTCGTGGTAGTTCAAACCTTGATTTTCCATATAATAACGGAAATATTAATGTAACTTCTAGCGAATGGGGTGGTACAACTACTAGTAATTATTATTATTTTTACAATATACAAAGTACAGCAGCTTGTGCTAGCCCTAGAATGCCAGTTGTTGCTACAGTAACAGATGCTCCAGAAATTACAGTAGCTGATGCTATTGAGTTATGTCCAGGAGAAAGTAGTGAAATTAGTGTAACAAGTGATAATGCAGATTATACTTATAACTGGATGCCGGGTAACCTTGATGGAGCTACACATACAGTAACTCCAAGTGAAACTACAACATATACTGTAACTGCTACAGATGCTGTTTCAGGATGTGTTACAACAGGTACGGTTACAGTAACAGTTAATCCACTTCCATCTCCAGTAGTTATAACGCCATCTCCAGCAACTTTTTGTGCAGGTTCGGTACAAGCTTTAGAAGTTACAGGTGGAGTTTTAGGAGGAGACGCTACTATAGGTGATGGAACGGATGTAACAGGAACAACTGAAGAGTTTACAGCTTTTTGTAATAGAAGGAATACACATAAAAGCCAAACTATATATACTGCTGCCGATTTAATAGATGCAGGTTTGGGTGCGGGTACTATAGAGTCTATAGCATATAATGTTAGTTCTATAGGTAGTGCTGCAACTAATGATAATTATACTGTTAAGATTGGTACAACTACACTTGATGTGTTCTCTGATGACTCATATCTAGACGAGTCTAGTTTTATTACTGTTTTTGCTCCAAGTACTTATACCCATGAAATAGGTGTAAATACTTTAACCTTCACTACTCCATTTGAGTGGGATGGTGTTTCTAATATTGTTATAAGTATATCACAGTCAGGTGCTGATTCATTATATAACGCACAAACAACTTATACAGATCTTGATGCTAATACAGCAATATTTAATTATAATGACTTAGCTGCAACAACAGGTACAGTTACTACAAAAAGATTTAATGTAACATTTACTATAACTGGCTCTACAGAGATAACTTGGTCTCCTATAACTAATTTATATACAGATGCTGATGCAACAGTAGCTTATACAGAAGATACAGATGCTACAATTGTATATTTTAAATCAGATGTTGCTACAACAGAAACATATACTGTTACTTCAACTTCAGAAGCTGGTTGTTCAGTTTCTTCAACTGTAGATGTATCTGTAAATGTTGTCGCTGCTCCAACAGTTGATAACACAGATGTAACATTGTGTAATGGAAGTACAGTTGCCGACTTAATAGCAACAGGTGATAACATCCAATGGTATGCAGATGCAACAGAAGGTACAGCTCTTGCTAATGATGCTGTTCTTGCAGATGGTATGTACTATGCTTCACAAACCGTTGATGGTTGTGAGAGTATTACAAGAACTGCAGTTACAGTAACAGTAGATGTTGTTGCTGCTCCAACAGTTGATAATACTGACGTAGCAATATGTAACGCAGGTACGGTTGCTGATTTAATGGCGACAGGCGATAACATTCAATGGTATGCAGATGCAACAGCTGGTACAGCTCTTGCTAATGACGCTGCTCTTGCAGATGGTGTGTATTATGCTTCACAAACAGTTGATGGTTGTGAGAGTGTTACAAGAACTGCAGTTACAGTTACAGTAAATGTTGTTGCTGCTCCAACAGTTGATAATACTGATATAGCAATATGTAATACAGGTACAGTTGCCGATTTAATGGCAACAGGCGATAACATTCAATGGTATGCAGAAGCAACAGAAGGTGTAGCTCTTGCTAATGACGCTACTCTTGCAGATGGTATGTACTATGCTTCACAAACCGTTGATGGTTGTGAGAGTACTACAAGAACTGCAGTTACAGTAACAATAAATGTTACTGCTGCTCCAACAGGAGAAGCCAGCCAGACTATAACGGCAGATGTTGCTGCTGATGCTACTATAGAAGACATCGAGGTAACAGTAGAAGATGATGCTGCAGTAATGTGGTATGCTTCAGAAGCTGATGCTCTTGCAGGAGAAAATGCTCTTATTGCAGGTACAATGCTTACAGATGGAACTACTTACTATGCAACCCAAACAATAGATGGTTGTGAAAGTAATACTGTTCTTGCTGTAACTGTAGGTGTGGTATTAGGACGTGACGATTTTAATATCAACACTTTCTCTTATTACCCTAACCCTGTTAAAGATGTATTTAACTTGTCTTATGATAAAGAAATTACTTCTGTAGCTGTATTTAACTTACTTGGTCAACAAGTAATGGCTAATACACCAAATGCTACTGAAGTAAGATTAGATATGTCTATCCTGTCTGACGGAACATACATTGTTTCTGTAACAGCAGGTAATACTGTAAAAACTATTAAAGTAGTTAAAAAACAGTAA
- the fabV gene encoding enoyl-ACP reductase FabV, with the protein MIIEPRMRGFICLTAHPTGAAQNVKNQIEYVKSKGVIDGAKKVLVIGASTGFGLSSRITSAFGCDAATIGVFFEKPPVAGKTASPGWYNSAAFEEEAHKAGLYAKSINGDAFSKEIKQQTLELIKKDIGQVDLVIYSLASPVRQHPETGVLHRSVLKPIGDTFSNKTVDFHTGKVSEISIEPAKDGDIENTVTVMGGEDWAMWIEALKKENLLAPDALTLAYSYIGPEVTEAVYRKGTIGRAKDHLEATAFSITDSLKDIGGKAYVSVNKALVTQASSAIPVIPLYISLLYKVMKEEGVHEGTIEQMQRLYQEHLYTGKPIPTDDKGRVRIDDWEMRDDIQEKVAALWQQADTDNLSAIGDLEGYSKDFYNLFGFDYQGVDYKADVNEIVTVASIES; encoded by the coding sequence ATGATTATAGAGCCTAGAATGCGCGGATTTATCTGTCTTACTGCACATCCTACGGGAGCAGCGCAAAATGTAAAGAACCAAATAGAATATGTAAAATCTAAAGGTGTTATAGATGGCGCTAAAAAAGTATTGGTAATAGGAGCCTCTACTGGCTTTGGGTTATCATCACGCATTACAAGTGCATTTGGTTGTGATGCTGCAACTATAGGTGTTTTTTTTGAAAAACCACCTGTGGCTGGTAAAACAGCTTCGCCGGGTTGGTATAATTCAGCAGCTTTTGAAGAAGAAGCGCACAAGGCTGGGTTATATGCAAAAAGCATTAATGGTGATGCTTTTTCTAAAGAAATAAAACAACAAACACTAGAGCTTATAAAAAAAGATATAGGGCAAGTAGACTTGGTTATTTATAGTCTTGCTTCTCCTGTGCGTCAACATCCTGAAACAGGTGTTTTACACCGTTCAGTATTAAAACCTATAGGCGATACATTTAGTAATAAAACAGTAGACTTCCATACAGGTAAAGTATCAGAAATAAGTATTGAACCAGCTAAAGATGGCGATATAGAAAATACCGTTACTGTTATGGGGGGCGAAGACTGGGCGATGTGGATAGAAGCTTTAAAGAAAGAAAATCTTTTAGCCCCAGATGCACTTACTTTGGCATATTCTTACATTGGTCCAGAGGTAACCGAAGCAGTTTACCGTAAAGGTACTATTGGTCGTGCTAAAGATCATTTAGAGGCTACTGCTTTTTCTATAACAGATAGTCTAAAAGATATTGGCGGTAAAGCCTATGTTTCGGTAAACAAAGCATTAGTAACTCAGGCAAGTTCGGCTATACCAGTTATACCATTATATATTTCATTATTGTACAAAGTAATGAAAGAAGAAGGGGTACATGAAGGGACAATAGAACAAATGCAACGTCTTTACCAAGAACATTTATATACAGGTAAACCAATACCTACTGATGATAAGGGTAGGGTGCGTATTGACGATTGGGAGATGCGCGATGATATACAAGAAAAAGTTGCAGCTTTATGGCAACAAGCAGATACTGATAATTTATCAGCAATAGGCGATCTTGAAGGTTACAGTAAAGACTTTTATAATCTTTTTGGTTTTGACTATCAAGGTGTAGATTATAAAGCTGATGTAAACGAGATAGTAACTGTTGCTAGTATAGAAAGCTAA
- a CDS encoding enoyl-ACP reductase FabI encodes MHNLLKGKRGIITGALDQNSIAWKVAEKAHEQGATFVLTNAPIAMRMGEIKVLAEKTGSEIIPADATNVEELTNLYTKAQEILGGKIDFILHSIGMSVNIRKNIPYTESNYDYFMKGIDVSALSLHKMLSVAKKMDAVNDGGSVVALTYMAAQRTYPFYTDMADIKAMLESIARSFGYHYGVEKKVRINTVSQSPTKTTAGTGIKGFGDFYDFADSVAPLGNADAESCADYCITLFSDLTRMVTMQNLFHDGGYSSTGVSSDIMERLSKE; translated from the coding sequence ATGCACAATTTATTAAAAGGTAAAAGAGGAATTATTACAGGTGCTCTCGACCAAAACTCGATAGCGTGGAAAGTAGCCGAAAAAGCTCATGAGCAAGGCGCAACATTTGTATTGACTAATGCACCTATTGCTATGCGTATGGGTGAGATAAAAGTATTGGCCGAAAAAACAGGATCAGAAATTATACCTGCCGATGCTACTAATGTTGAGGAGTTAACTAACCTTTATACTAAAGCACAAGAAATATTAGGTGGTAAGATAGATTTTATTTTACACTCAATAGGTATGAGTGTTAATATTCGTAAAAACATACCCTATACAGAGTCTAACTACGATTACTTTATGAAAGGTATTGATGTGTCGGCTTTGTCTTTACATAAAATGTTGAGTGTAGCTAAAAAAATGGATGCTGTTAATGATGGTGGTAGTGTAGTAGCATTAACCTATATGGCAGCACAACGTACATATCCTTTTTATACTGATATGGCAGATATTAAAGCAATGCTAGAATCTATAGCACGTAGTTTTGGTTATCACTATGGTGTAGAGAAAAAAGTACGTATTAATACAGTGTCGCAGTCACCTACAAAAACTACCGCGGGAACGGGTATAAAAGGTTTTGGAGATTTTTATGATTTTGCCGATTCTGTAGCGCCACTTGGTAATGCTGATGCAGAGTCATGCGCTGATTATTGTATAACATTATTCTCTGACTTAACAAGAATGGTAACTATGCAAAACCTTTTTCATGATGGCGGCTACTCTTCTACAGGAGTCAGTTCTGATATTATGGAAAGATTATCAAAAGAATAG
- the porD gene encoding type IX secretion system protein PorD produces MYKWFAMLLIMLSFSVKGQELNCTVQVNADRITDANTQIFRTLETSLNEFVNNTRWTNKNFDRGERIECSIFINISEYNSNNFSATMQVQSSRPIHNSTYSSPILNLNDKEVAFRYLENENLIYNPNSYDSNLVALMAYYANVIIGMDADSFELNSGTPYYQAAQNMVSLAQGSGYKGWSQQDGNQNRFFIVNDILSNTFTPFRETLYNYHRDALDIMADKPKEGKENIITALQSLAQLNKVRPNAFLTRIFFDAKSDEIASIFSGGPMVTVSGLVDTLNRISPMNSSKWSTIK; encoded by the coding sequence ATGTATAAATGGTTTGCGATGTTGCTGATAATGCTGTCTTTTTCGGTAAAAGGGCAGGAGCTTAATTGTACAGTGCAGGTTAATGCTGATAGAATAACCGATGCTAATACTCAAATATTTAGAACGCTAGAAACATCGCTTAATGAGTTTGTGAATAATACTCGATGGACAAATAAAAATTTTGATAGAGGAGAACGTATTGAGTGTTCTATTTTTATTAATATTTCAGAATATAACTCTAATAACTTTTCTGCAACTATGCAGGTACAGTCGTCTAGACCTATACATAATTCAACATATTCGTCGCCAATACTTAACTTAAATGATAAAGAGGTAGCTTTTAGGTATCTTGAAAATGAAAATCTTATATATAACCCTAATAGTTATGATTCTAACCTTGTTGCTCTTATGGCATATTATGCCAATGTAATTATAGGTATGGATGCTGATTCTTTTGAGCTAAATAGTGGTACACCTTATTATCAGGCAGCACAAAATATGGTGAGCCTTGCACAAGGTAGTGGTTATAAGGGCTGGAGCCAGCAAGATGGTAATCAAAATAGATTTTTTATAGTAAACGATATATTATCTAATACTTTCACCCCTTTTAGAGAAACGCTATATAATTATCATAGAGATGCTCTTGATATCATGGCTGATAAGCCTAAAGAAGGGAAAGAAAATATTATTACTGCCTTACAGTCATTAGCTCAGTTAAATAAAGTACGTCCCAATGCTTTTCTTACACGTATTTTCTTTGATGCTAAGTCAGATGAAATAGCATCTATATTTTCAGGAGGTCCTATGGTTACAGTATCGGGACTTGTAGATACACTTAACAGAATTTCTCCTATGAATTCTTCTAAATGGAGTACTATTAAATAG